The genomic DNA ATTGATGGGACTGGCTCCTTATGGAGAGCCAGTTTATGCCGATTTGATTCGAAAGCACCTCATTGATCTTAAACCGGATGGATCTTTTCGCCTCGATATGAAGTACTTTCAATATTGTCAGGGATTAACCATGACTTCCCGTCATTTTGATCGTCTCTTCGGTCACACTCGCCGTCAGCCGGAATCTGAATGGAAGCAGCATTACATGGACATGGCTGCTTCCATTCAGCTGGTGACCGAAGAGATCCTGCTGAATATGGTTCAACATCTCCATAAGATGACAGGCATGAAGAATCTTTGCCTGGCGGGCGGAGTCGCTTTGAACTGCGTGTCGAACGGTCGAATATTAAGAGAAGGACCATTCGAAAAAATCTGGATTCAACCCGCAGCCGGGGATGCTGGAGGAGCCTTGGGAACAGCATTGTTCCTCTGGTATCAACTGATGAATGAATCAAGAAAACCTGTTCTCCCAGATGCCATGAAAGGATGCCTGCTCGGACCTGCTTACTCAACAGCGAACGCTGCAGAGAAATTACAATCGCTGGGAGCTAATTTCAAAGAGATCTCTGAATCTGAGTTATTGAATAAAGCGGCCGCATTGCTCGCTGACGGGAAAATTGTCGGCTGGATGCAGGGGCGAATGGAATACGGACCGCGTGCACTCGGATGTAGAAGTATTCTCGGTGATCCAAGAAGAGCAGAAATGCAAAGTCGAATCAATCAATCCATCAAATTTCGGGAATCCTTCCGACCATTTGCACCAGCTGTTTTGGAAGAATTTGCAGGTGACTATTTCAAGCTCAAGTCAAGGCAATCCAGTTCTTACATGCAATTTGTTGCTGAAGTTCAACCTTGGTTACTCGATGATCCCACAAAGACAGATCATACAAATCAAAGTTCCTTCCAGTTGCCTGCGGTCACACATGTCGATCATTCTGCCAGATTGCAGAAGGTCGATACGGATCACAATCCCCGCTTCGCGAAACTGCTTTCGGCCTTTCACCAGCTGACCGGTTGCCCCGTGCTGATCAACACAAGCTTCAATGTCCGCGGGGAGCCAATTGTTTGCACTCCTGAGGAGGCATTCCAATGTTTCATGAGCACTGACATGGATGTGCTGGTGATTGAAGACATCATCCTGATCAAAGACGAACAACCATGATCGTTGTTTAACACGTCACGGGTTGAAGTCGATTAACTTGCCTTTTTGGCAATTTCGTTTTGATTATTGAGTAACGGAACAACCTGTGCCATCACTCTGCACATGTCCTGAATGATACCTTGTTCCAGTTCTTCCGTAGAAATCCCTTCGCAGGCATTCATGCAGGCATGGATACGACGGACAATTTCGTGGTTTTGAGGATTGTCTTCTCCAAGAAGATCACCTTCGTGAGTGATAACAAGCTGTATCTGGATTTGCGTGTTGGGCTCATCCATAGGAGCGACTCCGTTCCTGTGCTGATCAAATAATAGGGGCTGTTGACGAATTTCTCAAAAAACAGTTCATCAGTTGCAAAATCGCAAACTTTACCATTATTAAATTTCGGCAAATTTCCCTCGCTGATCCAATCCAGAAGTGCATCTCTGGCAATTCTAAGGGAAAACCCGTGCCGATTGCGGTTGATGCTGGTTGGATAGGAGGACTGGATTAAATGGGACTACTGGGATTCCATTGGGCAATAAATACCACGGCATAGCGACATAAAATTATGATCGAAAGGGATGTCATTAAAAAAAGCCGCTCGTCATTTCAAAATGAAATAACGAACGACCGAGACGAGAGATGATCTCTTATGAATCAATTCGGCAGCCCCGACGGGCTCAAATCCGTGCCGATATTATGTGTATTGTCCTAAAGCCAGTACCAGAAAAACGATACCTGCAATCAGGCAGCCTGTCGACATCATCATCAATGCGACATAGACATCGAGTTGGGGGGCCGGTTTCGGTCCGCGATTAGAGCTTGCTCGTGACATTGTCGCCTCTCTTGATGATTCCGTTTTTAGCTTTCTGAACAACTTTCCCGACCGCATGGTCACTGTCTACATAGACCAGTTCGATCTGGCCGAGGTATTTTGCTTCATCTCCATCTTGCAGGCCTGATCGCCAGACTTCAAGACGATGGCCTTTCACAAGTCCATCATCACTGCCGAGAGAGACTTCCACCAGATCGACAGCACCCCGGTCATCGACAGCGGCGTTGACAACCAGCCCTTCAACAATTGGAGGGGGCTCATTTTGTGCATTATAAATCCGCGGATCCGTTTCGAGGTTATTATTGCGAACCAC from Rubinisphaera italica includes the following:
- a CDS encoding carbamoyltransferase family protein encodes the protein MTAILGISGFFHDSAAVVVVDGEIVAAAQEERFSRIKHDHHFPRQALAYCLEEAGLTTTQLDYVGFYEKPLLKFDRLLQTYVSYSPAGFRSFAKSMPQWLKQKLHLPRIIRRELKGSYRKQIIFTGHHQSHAASAFFPSPFDEAAVLTVDGVGEWSTATYGVGRGNRIDLTHELHFPHSLGLLYSAFTYYCGFNVDSDEYKLMGLAPYGEPVYADLIRKHLIDLKPDGSFRLDMKYFQYCQGLTMTSRHFDRLFGHTRRQPESEWKQHYMDMAASIQLVTEEILLNMVQHLHKMTGMKNLCLAGGVALNCVSNGRILREGPFEKIWIQPAAGDAGGALGTALFLWYQLMNESRKPVLPDAMKGCLLGPAYSTANAAEKLQSLGANFKEISESELLNKAAALLADGKIVGWMQGRMEYGPRALGCRSILGDPRRAEMQSRINQSIKFRESFRPFAPAVLEEFAGDYFKLKSRQSSSYMQFVAEVQPWLLDDPTKTDHTNQSSFQLPAVTHVDHSARLQKVDTDHNPRFAKLLSAFHQLTGCPVLINTSFNVRGEPIVCTPEEAFQCFMSTDMDVLVIEDIILIKDEQP